One Cellulomonas soli DNA window includes the following coding sequences:
- a CDS encoding helix-turn-helix domain-containing protein — MTTIADRVREARLAAGLSQTALAGSIFSPSYISLIEAGRREPTDSALGVLAGRLGTTLEFLKHGEDGPNEARTRLEVDYAKLALQSGSPDDARSRIEALDLAVITPTLRVEALTALARAHEVLGNLEAAVAVLEPLLADSRDRGHHLESATLANALVGAYLEAGDLHRSVEVGERTLADLEAAQLTGTDEHLRLASTVLWAYVERGDLLYATHRAAELIRIAEEVGTPRGRGSVYWNAALVAEQRRDYELAQSYTERALALLSEGERDRDLPRLRLNYAWLLLRCEPPEPAAALEQIAKVAPDLSVLGSELDLARVEVESSRAHLLLDNFDAAESFARAAIARLGDLPRLECAFAHIALGDALHAQHDEDGAVAAYGYAADTLGMMSATRHSAAAWRDLGDRMLRDGDGAGAARAFDRALREVGFRPSVSNVTWVSRSF, encoded by the coding sequence ATGACGACCATTGCTGACCGTGTGCGCGAGGCCAGGCTCGCAGCGGGGCTGTCTCAGACGGCCCTTGCCGGCTCGATCTTCTCGCCCAGCTACATCTCCCTCATCGAAGCGGGACGGCGCGAGCCCACCGACTCCGCACTCGGCGTCCTCGCAGGCCGCCTCGGCACCACGCTCGAGTTCCTCAAGCACGGCGAGGACGGACCGAACGAGGCGCGCACGCGCCTCGAGGTCGACTACGCCAAGCTGGCCCTGCAGTCCGGCTCCCCGGACGACGCGCGCAGCCGCATCGAGGCCCTCGACCTCGCCGTCATCACGCCCACCCTGCGCGTCGAGGCCCTGACGGCGCTGGCGCGGGCCCACGAGGTGCTCGGGAACCTCGAGGCCGCGGTGGCCGTCCTCGAGCCGCTGCTGGCCGACTCGCGCGACCGTGGGCACCACCTCGAGTCGGCGACGCTGGCCAACGCGCTCGTCGGGGCCTACCTCGAGGCCGGGGACCTGCACCGCAGCGTCGAGGTGGGTGAGCGCACGCTCGCCGACCTCGAGGCCGCGCAGCTCACCGGCACGGACGAGCACCTCCGGCTCGCCTCGACGGTCCTGTGGGCCTATGTCGAGCGGGGCGACCTGCTCTACGCGACGCACCGGGCGGCTGAGCTCATCCGGATCGCCGAAGAGGTCGGCACGCCCCGTGGGCGTGGCAGCGTCTACTGGAACGCCGCCCTGGTGGCCGAGCAGCGCCGCGACTACGAGCTCGCGCAGAGCTACACCGAGCGTGCTCTCGCTCTGCTGTCCGAGGGCGAGCGCGACCGGGACCTGCCGCGGCTGCGGCTCAACTACGCGTGGCTGCTGCTGCGCTGCGAGCCCCCGGAGCCTGCCGCCGCGCTCGAGCAGATCGCCAAGGTCGCGCCCGACCTGTCGGTGCTCGGCTCGGAGCTCGACCTGGCACGCGTCGAGGTCGAGAGCTCCCGCGCGCACCTGCTGCTCGACAACTTCGACGCTGCCGAGTCGTTCGCCCGTGCGGCGATCGCGCGGCTCGGCGACCTGCCGCGTCTGGAGTGTGCGTTCGCCCACATCGCGCTCGGTGACGCGCTGCACGCCCAGCACGACGAGGACGGTGCGGTCGCGGCCTACGGCTACGCGGCGGACACGCTCGGCATGATGTCCGCGACGCGGCACTCCGCTGCGGCGTGGCGCGACCTCGGCGACCGGATGCTGCGTGACGGCGACGGCGCGGGGGCTGCGCGGGCCTTCGACCGCGCACTGCGGGAGGTCGGGTTCCGGCCGTCGGTCTCGAACGTCACGTGGGTCTCGCGGTCGTTCTGA
- a CDS encoding EAL domain-containing protein has translation MTPEDADARFAQLAAAVDEAIPARLRQEFAEHLSRQPVLVARQGIFSTHGRPFAYQLSFRSGDRACESSTWGPRQHERATAHVLGATFGRSDLETVAHGRLLFVRCPRAYLVGELTIPHRPDRLVIEITDTELVDPQLIAGIRRLRAAGFRIALPGFYGSAAQRRLLPHADFVKIDVRDLDVEGRPVVDVARAYGAMLVAEYVETPQMLHQARALGFTLFQGNLLERAGVLDRTGARQLSSGS, from the coding sequence ATGACACCCGAGGACGCGGACGCCCGGTTCGCACAGCTCGCCGCAGCGGTCGACGAGGCCATCCCGGCCCGACTGCGCCAGGAGTTCGCCGAGCACCTCTCCCGCCAGCCGGTCCTCGTAGCCCGGCAGGGCATCTTCTCGACGCACGGACGCCCGTTCGCCTACCAGCTCTCGTTCCGCTCCGGCGACCGCGCGTGCGAGTCGTCGACCTGGGGCCCGCGCCAGCACGAGCGCGCCACCGCGCACGTCCTCGGTGCCACGTTCGGACGCTCCGACCTCGAGACCGTCGCCCACGGACGACTGCTCTTCGTGCGGTGCCCGCGGGCCTACCTCGTGGGCGAGCTCACCATCCCGCACCGCCCCGACCGGCTGGTCATCGAGATCACGGACACCGAGCTCGTCGACCCCCAGCTCATCGCCGGGATCCGCCGACTGCGTGCGGCCGGCTTCCGGATCGCCCTCCCCGGCTTCTACGGGAGCGCCGCGCAGCGGCGCCTGCTGCCGCACGCCGACTTCGTGAAGATCGACGTCCGCGACCTCGACGTCGAAGGCCGACCGGTGGTCGACGTCGCCCGCGCCTACGGCGCCATGCTCGTCGCGGAGTACGTCGAGACCCCGCAGATGCTCCACCAGGCGCGCGCGCTCGGGTTCACGCTCTTCCAGGGCAACCTGCTCGAGCGCGCCGGCGTGCTCGACCGCACCGGCGCACGGCAGCTGAGCTCAGGGAGCTGA
- the holA gene encoding DNA polymerase III subunit delta, which yields MPAPVVLVSGTEDLLAERAVDRVVTLSREQDPQIEVVRLDAADYAAGMLGVSTSPSLFAEDKVVVVTGLERAPDELLSDVLAYLPAPAPGVVLVLRHGGGQRGKKLLDTLRAQAVPTVACDAVKSDADKASFVTAELRRAGRRPDGQAVRALVDAVGSDLRELAAACAQLAADTTGVIGPEVVERYYGGRIEATGFRVADAAVAGDAGQAVSLLRHALATGVDPVPVVAALAAKLRTIAKVAAVRSRGSAAVRELGLAPWQVDRAMADLRRWTPEGLATAIGAVAQADAEVKGEGRDPRFAVERAVLRVAAASGR from the coding sequence GTGCCCGCCCCGGTCGTGCTGGTGAGCGGCACGGAGGACCTCCTCGCGGAGCGCGCGGTGGACCGCGTCGTCACGCTGAGCCGCGAGCAGGACCCGCAGATCGAGGTCGTCCGCCTGGATGCTGCCGACTACGCCGCCGGGATGCTCGGCGTCTCGACGAGCCCGTCCCTGTTCGCCGAGGACAAGGTCGTCGTGGTCACGGGCCTCGAGCGCGCCCCTGACGAGCTGCTGTCGGACGTCCTGGCGTACCTGCCGGCCCCCGCGCCCGGCGTGGTGCTCGTCCTGCGGCACGGTGGCGGGCAGCGCGGCAAGAAGCTGCTCGACACGCTGCGCGCGCAGGCGGTCCCGACCGTCGCCTGCGACGCGGTGAAGTCCGATGCGGACAAGGCCTCGTTCGTCACCGCCGAGCTGCGTCGTGCGGGCCGGCGGCCCGACGGGCAGGCGGTGAGGGCCCTGGTGGACGCGGTCGGCAGCGACCTGCGTGAGCTCGCGGCGGCGTGCGCGCAGCTGGCGGCCGACACCACGGGAGTGATCGGTCCCGAGGTGGTGGAGCGCTACTACGGCGGGCGGATCGAGGCGACGGGCTTCCGCGTCGCCGACGCCGCCGTGGCGGGTGACGCGGGTCAGGCCGTCTCCCTGCTGCGGCACGCGTTGGCGACCGGCGTCGATCCGGTGCCCGTCGTGGCGGCGCTGGCCGCGAAGCTGCGCACGATCGCGAAGGTGGCAGCCGTGCGCAGCAGGGGGAGCGCGGCCGTTCGCGAGCTCGGGCTCGCGCCGTGGCAGGTGGACAGGGCGATGGCCGACCTGCGACGTTGGACGCCCGAGGGCCTCGCGACGGCGATCGGTGCCGTCGCCCAGGCGGATGCCGAGGTCAAGGGCGAGGGTCGCGATCCGCGCTTCGCGGTGGAACGTGCGGTCCTGCGTGTGGCGGCTGCGTCGGGTCGATGA
- a CDS encoding DUF6318 family protein, translating into MSIHDGGGPGVGERHGQRRAAASRSRVAGARIAAALALAAALTSCTANADDSPSPTTAPTVSASATPVASATPTSDGGFLADGVKPERPAALDEGPSIDGAIAASTYYLALVPYAQNTGDLADALLLSHADCVFCSGFIGAVEEANTSGGHSEGGAITISDTSGTEIDLGRWFSVHLRLTQQPSRDLSADGSVIADFPETKTYETDLAVIFESGGWSIREVSLEQVPE; encoded by the coding sequence ATGTCGATTCATGACGGGGGCGGTCCGGGGGTCGGCGAGCGGCACGGGCAGAGGCGTGCCGCGGCCAGTCGCTCGCGAGTCGCGGGTGCGCGCATCGCCGCGGCCCTGGCGCTCGCGGCGGCGCTGACGTCCTGCACCGCGAACGCGGACGACAGCCCGTCGCCCACCACAGCGCCGACGGTGTCGGCCTCCGCAACGCCCGTGGCGAGCGCGACGCCGACGTCCGACGGCGGGTTCCTCGCCGACGGGGTCAAGCCCGAGCGGCCGGCCGCGCTCGACGAGGGACCCTCGATCGACGGCGCGATCGCCGCGTCGACCTACTACCTGGCCCTTGTGCCGTACGCGCAGAACACCGGTGACCTCGCGGACGCCTTGCTGCTGAGCCACGCGGACTGCGTCTTCTGCAGCGGGTTCATCGGCGCCGTCGAGGAAGCGAACACGTCTGGAGGTCACTCGGAGGGAGGAGCCATCACGATCTCCGATACCTCGGGCACGGAGATCGACCTCGGGCGATGGTTCTCCGTGCATCTCCGACTGACGCAGCAGCCGTCTCGTGATCTGAGCGCTGATGGCAGCGTCATCGCGGACTTCCCGGAGACGAAGACGTACGAGACCGACCTTGCGGTCATCTTCGAGTCGGGAGGCTGGAGCATTCGCGAGGTCTCGCTCGAGCAGGTCCCCGAGTGA
- a CDS encoding alpha-E domain-containing protein, translating to MLSRIAESLFWIGRYVERADDTARLLDVHVQILLEDPWAEEDLACRSLLSVMDRAAPPADIPVGREHVLDMLAYDRFAPSSIAGSLVSARENARRARETISTELWECLNAAWNQLPSQMRPARPHDYFRWVRERAAIVAGIMDSATSRDETWQFMVLGRSIERADMTARLLTTRELAGAAGPGWTTLLRSCGAHESFLRTYRGAASDERAAGFLLLDRLFPRSIVYALNQAEACLAALEPTTDRTSVDDARRHIGFVRTNLEYRPLIEVLDDLPREMEQVQRACSAASDAIRGRYFPSGATTTWVGEAL from the coding sequence GTGCTGAGCCGCATCGCCGAGTCCCTGTTCTGGATCGGTCGGTACGTCGAGCGCGCCGACGACACCGCGCGCCTGCTCGACGTGCACGTGCAGATCCTGCTCGAGGACCCCTGGGCAGAGGAGGACCTGGCCTGCCGCTCGCTGCTGTCCGTCATGGACCGTGCGGCGCCGCCCGCCGACATCCCGGTCGGCCGCGAGCACGTGCTCGACATGCTCGCCTACGACCGTTTCGCGCCCTCGTCCATCGCCGGATCCCTCGTCTCCGCCCGCGAGAACGCCCGCCGGGCCCGCGAGACCATCTCGACCGAGCTGTGGGAGTGCCTGAACGCCGCGTGGAACCAGCTGCCGTCGCAGATGCGTCCCGCCCGCCCGCACGACTACTTCCGCTGGGTACGCGAACGCGCCGCGATCGTCGCCGGGATCATGGACTCGGCGACCTCGCGTGACGAGACCTGGCAGTTCATGGTGCTCGGGCGCTCGATCGAGCGCGCTGACATGACCGCGCGGCTGCTCACCACGCGCGAGCTGGCCGGAGCCGCAGGTCCCGGCTGGACGACGCTGCTGCGCTCGTGCGGCGCGCACGAGTCGTTCCTGCGCACCTACCGTGGGGCCGCCTCCGACGAACGGGCCGCCGGGTTCCTGCTGCTGGACCGGCTCTTCCCGCGATCGATCGTCTACGCGCTCAACCAGGCCGAGGCGTGCCTGGCCGCGCTCGAGCCGACCACCGACCGCACGAGCGTCGACGACGCCCGCCGACACATCGGCTTCGTCCGCACGAACCTCGAGTACAGGCCGCTGATCGAGGTGCTCGACGACCTTCCCCGGGAGATGGAACAGGTGCAGCGCGCGTGCTCGGCCGCCAGCGACGCGATCCGCGGCCGCTACTTCCCCTCGGGCGCGACGACGACCTGGGTCGGCGAGGCGCTGTGA
- a CDS encoding type II toxin-antitoxin system PemK/MazF family toxin: MRTQYSPSPDGRPDPGEIVWTWVPYEEDPRQGKDRPVLLVGRDGPVLLALPLTSKDHDRDAAAQARQGRAWTDIGSGPWDRQGRPSEVRLDRVLRVDPAAVRREGAVLPPDVFRRVTDSLAQHHGW; the protein is encoded by the coding sequence GTGCGGACGCAGTACTCCCCCTCTCCGGACGGTCGCCCCGACCCCGGCGAGATCGTCTGGACCTGGGTCCCGTACGAGGAGGACCCTCGCCAGGGCAAGGACCGGCCCGTCCTGCTCGTCGGCCGCGACGGCCCTGTGCTGCTGGCGCTCCCCCTGACCAGCAAGGACCACGACCGCGACGCCGCGGCCCAGGCACGGCAGGGCAGGGCCTGGACCGACATCGGCTCCGGACCGTGGGACCGCCAGGGCCGGCCGAGCGAGGTCAGGCTCGACCGCGTGCTGCGCGTCGACCCCGCCGCCGTGCGCCGCGAGGGCGCCGTCCTGCCGCCGGACGTGTTCCGCCGCGTCACCGACTCGCTCGCGCAGCACCACGGCTGGTAA
- a CDS encoding circularly permuted type 2 ATP-grasp protein — protein sequence MADLFDDYPEGRAWDEMVDQETGPRAAYRHVHGALAQLSAGELRARADTLARSYLAEGVTFDFAGEERPFPLDVVPRVLGGDEWEHVAPGVAQRVRALEAFLADVYGPQKAIADGVVPRSVIVSSTHFHRAAHGIQPPNGVRVHVSGIDLVRDSLGDWRVLEDNVRVPSGVSYVLSNRRAMAQTFPELFAALRIRPVADYPRRLLAALTAAAPSGVDDPTVVVLTPGVFNSAYFEHTLLARTMGVELVEGRDLFCAGGRVWMRTTQGRRRVDVIYRRVDDDFLDPVVFRSDSLLGSPGLLDCARNGTVTIANAVGNGVADDKLLYTYLPDLIRYHLGEEPILANVDTWRLEEPGALAEVLDRLDELVVKPVDGSGGKGLVVGPAASRAELAALRTRLLADPRGWIAQPVVQLSTVPTLVEDGLRPRHVDLRPFAVNDGDQVWVLPGGLTRVALPEGQLVVNSSQGGGSKDTWVLGGAVPRRSTAAAAGASRPVPVDHAVPIESNPSDVRVQVMQQQQSALQPTVRQPTTAVSTEGADPC from the coding sequence ATGGCGGACCTCTTCGACGACTACCCCGAGGGTCGGGCCTGGGACGAGATGGTCGACCAGGAGACCGGGCCGCGCGCCGCCTACAGGCACGTGCACGGCGCGCTGGCCCAACTCTCGGCGGGCGAGCTGCGCGCCCGGGCCGACACGCTCGCGAGGTCCTACCTCGCCGAGGGTGTGACCTTCGACTTCGCCGGCGAGGAACGTCCCTTCCCGCTCGACGTCGTGCCACGGGTGCTCGGAGGCGACGAGTGGGAGCACGTCGCACCCGGGGTCGCGCAGCGCGTGCGGGCGCTCGAGGCGTTCCTCGCCGACGTGTACGGACCGCAGAAGGCCATCGCCGACGGGGTCGTGCCCCGGTCGGTCATCGTCTCCTCCACGCACTTCCACCGGGCCGCGCACGGCATCCAGCCGCCCAACGGCGTGCGGGTGCACGTCTCGGGCATCGACCTGGTGCGCGACAGCCTCGGTGACTGGCGGGTCCTCGAGGACAACGTGCGGGTGCCCTCCGGGGTCAGCTACGTGCTGTCCAACCGCCGCGCGATGGCGCAGACCTTCCCCGAGCTGTTCGCGGCCCTGCGCATCCGGCCCGTCGCCGACTACCCGCGACGCCTGCTGGCCGCCCTCACCGCGGCAGCCCCGTCAGGGGTGGACGACCCGACCGTCGTCGTCCTGACGCCCGGGGTGTTCAACAGCGCCTACTTCGAGCACACGCTGCTCGCCCGGACCATGGGCGTCGAGCTGGTCGAGGGACGCGACCTGTTCTGCGCCGGCGGGCGCGTGTGGATGCGCACCACGCAGGGACGTCGCCGCGTCGACGTCATCTACCGCCGGGTCGACGACGACTTCCTCGACCCGGTCGTGTTCCGGTCCGACTCGCTGCTGGGAAGCCCCGGGCTCCTCGACTGCGCGCGCAACGGCACCGTGACGATCGCCAACGCCGTCGGCAACGGCGTGGCCGACGACAAGCTGCTCTACACCTACCTGCCCGACCTCATCCGCTACCACCTCGGCGAGGAGCCGATCCTCGCGAACGTCGACACGTGGCGGCTCGAGGAGCCCGGTGCCCTGGCCGAGGTGCTCGACCGGCTCGACGAGCTCGTCGTCAAACCCGTCGACGGGTCCGGCGGCAAGGGGCTGGTCGTCGGACCGGCGGCCTCCCGCGCCGAGCTCGCGGCGCTGCGCACCCGGCTGCTCGCCGACCCGCGCGGCTGGATCGCGCAGCCCGTCGTGCAGCTGTCCACCGTCCCGACGCTCGTCGAGGACGGGCTGCGGCCCCGGCACGTCGACCTGCGGCCGTTCGCGGTCAACGACGGAGACCAGGTCTGGGTGCTGCCCGGCGGCCTCACCCGGGTCGCGCTCCCCGAGGGGCAGCTCGTCGTCAACTCCTCGCAGGGCGGGGGTTCGAAGGACACCTGGGTGCTCGGCGGCGCCGTGCCGCGTCGCTCGACGGCCGCGGCCGCCGGGGCCTCGCGGCCGGTGCCCGTCGACCACGCGGTACCGATCGAGTCCAACCCGAGCGACGTCCGCGTCCAGGTCATGCAGCAGCAGCAGTCCGCGCTGCAGCCGACGGTGCGGCAGCCGACCACGGCCGTGTCCACGGAAGGAGCCGACCCGTGCTGA
- a CDS encoding SPFH domain-containing protein — protein sequence MNAPATPPLEQPAGGDPDLSTVQVAPRFDLHEHQAWTANGALGVLAALLLIGAGAAGAIQADQTTGSTSTVLGVGGTLLLLAGILLLASLVVVSPGETKVVQLFGRYMGTVRRNGLVLTLPLTTRRRVSVRVRNFETSGLKVNDADGNPIDIAAIVVWRVADTAHASFAVESFTDFVEVQAEAALRHVATSHPYDNADEGEATLRGSTEQVSHELAVEVAARVAIAGIEVVEARISHLAYAPEIAQAMLQRQQAGAIIAAREKIVEGAVSMVETALARLEQDDVVTLDEERKAAMVSNLLVVLCGDSRATPVVNAGSLYT from the coding sequence ATGAACGCACCCGCCACCCCGCCGCTGGAACAGCCGGCAGGGGGCGATCCCGACCTGTCCACGGTGCAGGTCGCGCCGCGGTTCGACCTCCACGAGCACCAGGCCTGGACGGCCAACGGCGCCCTCGGCGTGCTCGCTGCACTCCTCCTGATCGGCGCGGGCGCGGCAGGGGCCATCCAGGCCGACCAGACCACGGGAAGCACCTCGACCGTGCTCGGCGTCGGCGGCACGCTGCTGCTGCTCGCCGGGATCCTGCTGCTCGCCTCGCTCGTCGTCGTCAGCCCCGGCGAGACGAAGGTCGTGCAGCTCTTCGGCCGGTACATGGGCACCGTGCGCCGCAACGGCCTCGTGCTGACGCTGCCGCTCACCACCCGCCGCCGCGTGTCGGTGCGCGTGCGCAACTTCGAGACCAGCGGCCTGAAGGTCAACGACGCCGACGGCAACCCGATCGACATCGCCGCGATCGTGGTCTGGCGGGTGGCCGACACCGCGCACGCGTCCTTCGCCGTCGAGTCGTTCACCGACTTCGTCGAGGTGCAGGCCGAGGCGGCGCTGCGGCACGTCGCGACGAGCCACCCGTACGACAACGCGGACGAAGGCGAGGCGACCCTGCGCGGGTCCACCGAGCAGGTCAGCCACGAGCTCGCCGTCGAGGTCGCCGCACGCGTCGCGATCGCCGGGATCGAGGTCGTCGAGGCCCGTATCTCGCACCTCGCCTACGCCCCCGAGATCGCGCAGGCGATGCTGCAGCGCCAGCAGGCCGGCGCGATCATCGCCGCCCGCGAGAAGATCGTCGAAGGCGCGGTGTCCATGGTCGAGACCGCGCTCGCCCGCCTCGAGCAGGACGACGTCGTCACGCTCGACGAGGAGCGCAAGGCCGCCATGGTCTCGAACCTGCTCGTCGTGCTCTGCGGCGACTCCCGGGCGACCCCCGTCGTCAACGCCGGGAGCCTCTACACGTGA
- a CDS encoding ComEC/Rec2 family competence protein, with the protein MPDTLDLRVVPPAVGAWVAALVVVRLSASWSAGWGAAALLVALVACLDAARSGAGRRRTVGRGRPRRWSGAAVLVLMVVGAVLLAGSAQVAARSAGPLLSLAAAGGRVDLTGVVTGEARPLATTWGEPRVRLVVTVDTVSVDGVRTHAHAPVLVLAPADVPLPFGARVAFGGRAGQTRPGSREIAVISVLGTPRVLKEPSPWRAAAGGVRASVDALASALPGDAGALLPGVTVGDTSAVPDELTQAMRDAGLTHLTAVSGAHFTLVAGLVLGLAGLVRLPRALRVLAALATGVGLVLLVHPTPSVLRAAAMGSVALLGMLVGRPARAPAALATTVVVLLVVDPWLASELGFVLSVLATAGLVLLGPVLVERWSGALGRPVAVALAAPVAAQLVCAPAVLVVQPSVSLVAVPANLVVAPAVAPATVLGLLAALVDPWWPAGGVLLSRLAGAACWWIGAVARWAADAPGARVPWLAGPVGVLLLVTATVAGTRLLLRPGR; encoded by the coding sequence GTGCCCGACACCCTCGACCTGCGGGTCGTCCCACCCGCGGTGGGGGCGTGGGTCGCCGCGCTCGTCGTCGTGCGGCTGTCGGCCTCATGGTCGGCCGGGTGGGGAGCGGCGGCCCTCCTGGTCGCGCTCGTCGCGTGCCTGGACGCGGCCCGGTCGGGCGCCGGGCGTCGCCGGACGGTCGGTCGCGGGCGCCCTCGGCGGTGGTCGGGCGCCGCGGTGCTCGTGCTCATGGTCGTCGGCGCGGTGCTGCTCGCGGGCTCCGCCCAGGTGGCCGCCCGGTCCGCCGGGCCGCTGCTCTCGCTGGCCGCCGCGGGGGGTCGTGTCGACCTGACCGGGGTCGTGACCGGCGAGGCCCGCCCCCTCGCCACGACCTGGGGCGAGCCGCGCGTCCGGCTCGTGGTCACGGTCGACACGGTGAGCGTCGACGGCGTGCGGACGCACGCCCACGCACCCGTGCTGGTCCTCGCCCCCGCGGACGTGCCGCTGCCGTTCGGTGCCCGGGTCGCGTTCGGCGGCCGGGCGGGCCAGACGCGGCCGGGCAGCCGTGAGATCGCGGTGATCTCCGTCCTCGGCACGCCCCGGGTGCTCAAGGAGCCCTCGCCCTGGCGGGCGGCGGCCGGTGGTGTGCGCGCCAGCGTGGATGCCCTCGCCTCGGCGCTCCCCGGGGACGCCGGCGCCCTGCTGCCGGGCGTCACGGTGGGCGACACCTCGGCCGTGCCTGACGAGCTCACGCAGGCGATGCGTGACGCCGGGCTGACGCACCTGACGGCCGTGTCCGGCGCCCACTTCACCCTGGTCGCGGGTCTGGTCCTGGGGCTGGCGGGCCTGGTCCGGCTGCCCCGAGCGCTGCGCGTCCTCGCGGCGCTGGCCACCGGGGTCGGGCTGGTGCTGCTCGTGCACCCGACCCCGAGCGTCCTGCGGGCCGCGGCGATGGGCTCCGTCGCCCTGCTGGGGATGCTCGTGGGTCGTCCCGCCCGGGCGCCGGCTGCGCTCGCGACGACGGTCGTGGTGCTGCTCGTCGTCGACCCGTGGCTCGCCTCCGAGCTCGGGTTCGTGCTGTCCGTGCTGGCCACGGCGGGTCTGGTGCTCCTGGGGCCGGTCCTGGTCGAGCGCTGGAGCGGTGCGCTGGGACGACCGGTCGCCGTCGCCCTGGCCGCGCCCGTGGCGGCTCAGCTCGTGTGTGCGCCGGCCGTTCTCGTGGTGCAGCCCTCCGTGTCGCTCGTGGCGGTCCCGGCGAACCTCGTGGTCGCGCCCGCGGTGGCGCCCGCGACGGTGCTCGGCCTCCTCGCGGCCCTCGTCGACCCGTGGTGGCCGGCCGGGGGCGTCCTGCTGTCGCGGTTGGCGGGAGCGGCCTGCTGGTGGATCGGCGCGGTCGCGCGCTGGGCGGCCGATGCGCCGGGAGCTCGCGTGCCATGGCTGGCAGGGCCGGTCGGGGTGCTCCTGCTCGTCACGGCGACCGTCGCCGGCACACGGCTGCTGCTCCGTCCCGGCAGATGA
- a CDS encoding transglutaminase family protein produces the protein MRVVHTSTFRYSGPVLASYNEARMTPVSEPGQTVVSTRLDVHPHTWLHAYEDYWGTAVTGFEVLAPHESMVITAEHVVEVSPRLPVRSIVDWGTLTGADVRDRFAEFLSDTATTAAPEDVLTLAREAAADLAPAEAAQAVCHALREQLDYVPGVTTVHTPAAEAWAARRGVCQDMAHLAVGALHGIGIPARYVSGYLHPSVDAEIGTTVTGESHAWVEWWVGEWVAYDPTNRVPAGEHHVALGRGRSYDDVPPLRGIYAGAETQELTVQVQITREA, from the coding sequence CTGCGGGTCGTGCACACCTCGACGTTCCGCTACTCGGGCCCCGTGCTCGCGTCCTACAACGAGGCGCGGATGACGCCCGTGAGCGAACCGGGCCAGACGGTCGTGTCGACACGGCTCGACGTCCACCCGCACACCTGGCTGCACGCGTACGAGGACTACTGGGGCACGGCCGTGACCGGCTTCGAGGTGCTCGCCCCGCACGAGTCGATGGTCATCACCGCCGAGCACGTCGTCGAGGTCTCGCCCCGGCTGCCGGTGCGCTCGATCGTCGACTGGGGCACGCTCACCGGCGCGGACGTCCGGGACAGGTTCGCGGAGTTCCTGTCCGACACGGCCACGACCGCCGCGCCCGAGGATGTCCTCACGCTCGCCCGCGAGGCGGCCGCGGACCTCGCACCGGCCGAGGCGGCGCAGGCCGTGTGCCACGCGCTGCGCGAGCAGCTCGACTACGTGCCCGGGGTCACGACCGTGCACACCCCGGCCGCGGAGGCGTGGGCCGCGCGGCGGGGTGTCTGCCAGGACATGGCGCACCTGGCAGTCGGTGCCCTGCACGGCATCGGCATCCCGGCCCGGTACGTCTCGGGATACCTGCACCCCTCGGTGGACGCCGAGATCGGGACGACCGTCACGGGTGAGTCGCATGCCTGGGTCGAGTGGTGGGTCGGCGAGTGGGTCGCCTACGACCCGACGAACCGGGTCCCGGCGGGGGAGCACCACGTGGCGCTCGGCCGCGGTCGCTCCTACGACGACGTGCCACCGCTGCGCGGCATCTACGCCGGTGCCGAGACGCAGGAGCTGACCGTCCAGGTGCAGATCACGCGCGAGGCCTGA
- the rpsT gene encoding 30S ribosomal protein S20 produces the protein MANIKSQIKRIKTNEKARLRNKAVKSELKTHVRRVREAVAGGDKDAAQSALALASKKLDKAVSKGVIHANQAANKKSALAKAVGSL, from the coding sequence GTGGCCAACATCAAGTCCCAGATCAAGCGCATCAAGACGAACGAGAAGGCTCGTCTGCGCAACAAGGCCGTCAAGTCCGAGCTCAAGACGCACGTGCGTCGGGTGCGCGAGGCGGTCGCCGGTGGCGACAAGGACGCGGCGCAGTCCGCGCTCGCCCTCGCCTCGAAGAAGCTCGACAAGGCCGTCTCCAAGGGCGTCATCCACGCCAACCAGGCCGCCAACAAGAAGTCGGCGCTGGCGAAGGCCGTCGGCTCGCTCTGA